A stretch of the Carcharodon carcharias isolate sCarCar2 chromosome 28, sCarCar2.pri, whole genome shotgun sequence genome encodes the following:
- the LOC121270730 gene encoding steroidogenic acute regulatory protein-like, with amino-acid sequence MLPATFKLCCGISHQHFRNMTGLKRIAGAALAHELRRMKIKEHFLSGNWDILTQKKKFQGALKAEEEGLERNKTFNAEELSYVKQGEDALQKALGILNQDAEWTTEIKMENGDNVVSKVLPGIGKVFKLEAVLDATMEHVYNELYEKVDQMSLWNPSVKHINVLQKIGNETMVTYEIMGDTAGNIIGQRDFVSVRHCWKEESLCYLTGIATQSKFMPPQKGFVRAETGISCIILHPTDNKKTQFTWLLSMDLKGWLPKSLINQALSQAQVDFTEHLRQQLSASLFSISC; translated from the exons ATGCTACCAGCAACATTCAAACTGTGCTGTGGAATTTCACATCAACATTTCAGGAACATGACAG GATTGAAAAGAATTGCAGGCGCTGCACTAGCACATGAGCTGAGAAGAATGAAAATAAAAGAACATTTTCTGTCAGGCAACTGGGATATTCTAACCCAGAAAAAGAAGTTTCAGGGAG CTCTTAAGGCTGAAGAGGAAGGCTTGGAAAGAAACAAGACTTTTAACGCAGAAGAACTCTCCTATGTTAAGCAAGGGGAAGATGCTTTACAAAAAGCTCTGGGCATTTTAAACCAGGATGCTGAATGGACAACAGAAATCAAAATG GAGAATGGTGACAATGTTGTGAGCAAAGTTCTGCCTGGAATTGGAAAAGTCTTCAAATTAGAGGCTGTGCTGGATGCAACTATGGAACACGTGTATAATGAACTTTATGAAAAAGTAGATCAAATGAGCTTGTGGAATCCAAGCGTCAAACACATAAAT GTCCTGCAAAAAATTGGTAACGAAACCATGGTAACATATGAAATCATGGGAGACACAGCTGGCAACATCATTGGGCAGAGAGACTTTGTGAGCGTTAGGCATTGCTGGAAAGAAGAATCACTTTGCTACTTGACTGGAATAGCCACACAGTCCAAGTTCATGCCACCACAGAAAGGCTTTGTGAG AGCCGAAACTGGGATTTCCTGCATTATCCTACATCCAACAGACAACAAGAAGACTCAATTTACTTGGCTTCTCAGCATGGATCTTAAG GGTTGGCTGCCAAAATCCCTTATCAATCAAGCATTATCGCAGGCACAGGTGGATTTTACAGAACATTTACGCCAGCAACTTTCTGCTAGCTTGTTTTCTATATCCTGCTGA